A stretch of DNA from Yoonia sp. G8-12:
TGACACGCATCGCCGCAGTCCATGCGCTAGGCGATATCTGGGCGATGGGGGCGAAACCGCAGGCGGCCACCGCCAGCCTGATCTTGCCGCGCATGTCCGCAATTCTCCAAGAACGGACTATGGCAGAGATCATGACAACCGCGTCCGAGGTTTTTGCCAAGGCGGGTGCAAAGATTATCGGTGGTCATTCGTCGCTGGGCGATGAACTTACCATCGGGTTCACGATCACTGGCTTGACGAAAGCACCGATCACGCTGGCAGGGGCGAAACCCGGTGATCAACTGATCCTCACCAAGCCCATCGGCAGTGGCACCATTATGGCCGCCGAGATGGCGGGAAAGGCGAACGGGGCAGATGTGATGGCCTGCCTTGACCTTATGGTTCAGGATCAGGCTGCAGCTTCGGCTATTCTGGGCAAGGCGCACGCAATGACGGATATCACAGGCTTTGGCCTCGCCGGACACCTGCGCGGAATGTGTGATGCGTCGGATGTGGGCGTAGAGCTACACTTGGACGCGATCCCCTTGATGGACGGCGCGTTGGAGCTGTCAGCGGCAGGTGTGCGGTCTTCCCTATTTGAGGATAACCTTATCGGCGCGGGCGCGATTGACGGGCCAGTGATTGATCTGCTCTTTGATCCGCAAACCGCCGGGGGTTTGCTGGCCGCTGTTGCACCCAAGTCAGTAAAAACCGCCCTCAAGGAACTACAAACGGCGGGTTATACCGCAAGTGTGATCGGTGAAATCACCGCAACGGGGCGCTTTAAAACGTGCTAACAGCCGCAGCAATCGCGTCGGCTGCGCGTTCCTGTCCAGCGTCATCCAGTTCTTCTGCGGTCACCTCAGCCAAGACCTCGCGCTCATCAATGCGGCGCGATTTTGCGTAGGACGGATCGTAGTGATCCACCATCAGCGCATATGACAGATCAACCAGCGCGCCTTCTTGCGACAGTGCGATCCAGCGGTCCACAGTAGCGTGACCGCGCAGGCGGCGCAGCGGTGCCAATTTAGTCTTCACAACCTGCGGATCTTCGATCACTTCACGATAGGCCTTGGCGAGGTATGCGGCACGAGCGCGTTCAGGCGCTTGAATAATAATGCGTGGCGCGGCCAGCATCGCCGCCCAAACCGAGGCAGGCAAAGCGATCCGACCGATCTTGCTGCTTTCGGCCTCAATCACCACAGGGCGTGCAGGGTCCAGCGCACTCAGCGCCACGGCAAAACGGGTCTCAAATGCCTTTTGTGATGGCTGCCCCCCGGGCATACCCCCGAGCAGCGAGCCGCGATGTCCAGCAAGCCCTTCCAGATCAATTACCTGCACACCGCGCGCTTCAAGGCGCGGCAAAATCTCGGTCTTGGCAGTACCGGTATAGCCATCGAGCAAAATGAAACGGTGCGTTATTGGATCGTCATAAAGGCTGGCCTTTACCAATCGGCGAAACGACGTGTAGCCACCTTTGACGGTTTGGGCGCGCCAGCCGATCTCGGACAGCAGGGTCGAAAATACGCCCGACCGCTGGCCACCGCGCCAGCAATAGACAAGGGGCTGCCACGCGCCATCCTTTTCCATCAGCGGCCCATCAATATGATCGGCAACATTGCGGATCACCATGCCGGCCCCAATCTTGCGGGCATCAAAGGGGCTGATCTGCTTGTAAATCGTGCCGACCTCGGCGCGCTGCTCATTTGAAAGGGCGGGCAGGTTGATCGCGCCTGGAATATGATCTTCGGCGAATTCGGCAGGCGAACGTACGTCGATCACGGTGTCAAAGCCGTGGTTCAGGATCGCTTTGAGGCTGGTGAATTCAATCGGCATTACATCCATCTACGGCACTTTGCGCGATGGCAAAAGGGCGAATACTCATTGAGAGGTGGAGCTTCGTACAAGCGCACGCCCAATCTCTTTGCCTGTGATCCGCACAGATTAGGGCGTCAATCGGACGCGGCCATGGCCGGTCAGAATCCAGCAATCACGCCCTTCAAAAACGGCCGGAAACAACGGACGGTGATAGCCCGCGCCGCCGTCCAGATCGACACGATTGCCAAAATGCTGT
This window harbors:
- the mnmH gene encoding tRNA 2-selenouridine(34) synthase MnmH; translation: MPIEFTSLKAILNHGFDTVIDVRSPAEFAEDHIPGAINLPALSNEQRAEVGTIYKQISPFDARKIGAGMVIRNVADHIDGPLMEKDGAWQPLVYCWRGGQRSGVFSTLLSEIGWRAQTVKGGYTSFRRLVKASLYDDPITHRFILLDGYTGTAKTEILPRLEARGVQVIDLEGLAGHRGSLLGGMPGGQPSQKAFETRFAVALSALDPARPVVIEAESSKIGRIALPASVWAAMLAAPRIIIQAPERARAAYLAKAYREVIEDPQVVKTKLAPLRRLRGHATVDRWIALSQEGALVDLSYALMVDHYDPSYAKSRRIDEREVLAEVTAEELDDAGQERAADAIAAAVSTF